Proteins found in one Muntiacus reevesi chromosome 2, mMunRee1.1, whole genome shotgun sequence genomic segment:
- the LOC136158549 gene encoding apoptosis-associated speck-like protein containing a CARD — protein MGCTRDAILDALENLTADEFKKFKMKLLSVPLREGFGRIPRGTLLPLDAVDLTDKLVSYYLEAYGAELTALVLRDMGMQEVAEQLQEAMSKDPRNVPAEVRAPLQKTAKPGPHFVDQHRAALIARVTVVDGVLDALYGKILTEDQYQAVRAERTSSDKMRKLFSFAPAWNLACKDLFLQALRDNQPYLVDDLEQS, from the exons ATGGGGTGCACGCGCGATGCCATCCTGGATGCGCTTGAGAACCTGACCGCAGACGAGTTCAAAAAGTTCAAGATGAAGCTGCTTTCAGTGCCGCTGCGGGAAGGCTTTGGACGCATCCCCCGGGGGACCCTGCTGCCCCTGGACGCCGTGGACCTCACCGACAAGCTCGTCAGTTACTATCTGGAGGCTTACGGCGCCGAACTGACGGCGCTTGTGCTTCGCGACATGGGCATGCAGGAGGTGGCAGAGCAGCTGCAGGAGGCCATGAGCAAGG ACCCTAGAAACGTGCCAGCCGAGGTCAGGGCCCCTCTCCAGAAGACAGCCAAGCCAG GACCACACTTTGTGGACCAGCATCGGGCAGCCCTCATTGCACGGGTCACAGTCGTGGATGGGGTGCTGGATGCCCTGTACGGGAAGATCCTGACAGAGGATCAGTACCAGGCAGTGCGGGCGGAGCGCACCAGCTCGGACAAGATGAGGAAGCTCTTCAGCTTTGCTCCAGCCTGGAACCTGGCCTGCAAGGATCTGTTCCTCCAGGCCCTGAGGGACAACCAGCCCTACCTGGTGGACGACCTGGAGCAGAGCTAA